CGCGCGCGGGGGGGgatagtttgaggactacagtccggccccccaacagtctgagggactgtgaactggccccatgtttaaaaagaaaGAGGACCCCTGGTTTAAGGGCTATTTTGCTGTGTGTCACAAGCACTGTCCTGCTGCCCAGTAAAGGGCAAGCTCTGTACATGTTGCATCACTTACATACAGGTTTCTGAGCCTGTGCAAAGTCCAAGATTATTCCCCATGTGATTTCAGCGGCAGGCATAGGcgctgtcggatcagggaccacaatgGCACCTTGTGCCCTTATGATCCggtggaaaaatcaaacctgccccattgagatctggccaatttaaggccagatatgggttgggtaggcccattggtggtgtccatacacgggcagatactCTGCTGAATCAgcctgaaggacccgaatcggaaACTGAaagctgcccgtgtatggccacattaccAGGAatgtttgtctctaatgttaatacaggtatgggatccagaaagctcttaattacaggaaggccatcttccattgactttgttttaatcaaatcattctaatttaaaaaataaataaataaataaaaattaaattttcccttttctctgtaataaaacagtagcttatacttgatcccaaccgagatataatgaatccttgttggagaaaacaatcctatcgtaatgtttaaattattttttagtagacttaaagtatatagatcgaaattacagaaagactccttatccaggaaacaccagatcccaagcattctgaataacaggtcctatacctgtaaatacaccccttagtgtATAAAGCCAAAAGAACAGCTTACCTGCTGATATCTGGACTTGGGTCGGGCAGGTTTTAACATCAAGCCAGGTGAAGACTGCATTGGGCCCATGTTACAGTCCTTTTTTGAGGGATCTACACAGGCCACTATTTTTGCCAACCTCCTTGGTGGCCAGATCTGCTTCATTGGCAACATTAGCCTTTTTCTATGCTCCAGGTGGCACTTAAAGCTTAAATTTAGTTCCACTCAGTTGAAATAATACAAGTACCAATGGTTCTGCTGTTTTCTGATTCCGTGCTCCTTCAGTGTGCATCTCCAGAGGTGCAGCTGGTACCTGGCACCCTGCATCTCTCTCCAGAACAGGACCGACCGCTCTGAGTGCTGCAGCTGGGAGAAGATACACCACCCAGGCCGCAGAGAACAAGGAGGAGGAGATTCTGCATAAAATCATCTCTGATACTGAGAATGTGCAAGGTAAGGGCACACTGATACTGATAATAACAAAGTATGGGACCCCTGCATTTGCGTACTCCCCATGTATTTTAATGCTGGACCCCTAAACCTCAAGCCAGGCTGCTGCTTTAATGTTAAGTGTATTCTAGGTTCTGCCTCCAAGCATGAGTTCCAAGCAGAGACCAAGAAGCTTCTGGACATTGTTGCCCGTTCGTTGTACTCTGAGAAAGAGGTAGGTCCTTGCATACTAAAGGGCACTTTATATGCTAATAGCAGGTGTTGGCAGGGGTATAGTCACCTCTTATTAGGTAACATAAGCTTTCCCAGATTTAGCATTGATGGTTCATTTGTTTTCCTACTGACTTCCTTGCTTCTGCTACCTCAGGTCTTCATCAGAGAGCTGATCTCAAATGGAAGCGATGCTTTAGAGAAGCTGAGGCACAATcatctggcacaaggaagtgccCTCCCAGAGATGGAAATCCACCTGCAGACTGACGCTGACAAAGGAACACTCACAATCCAGGTGAGCACAGAGCCAGGAAGCAAATTCCAACTCTTTTCAAGTCTCTTTAGTCCTGCTGGGCTGGACCAGTATGCTATACTCTGTGACCAATCTTATGTTGCATTGACATGAGGGATGTTTGCTAGTTGTAAAGTCCCTTTCAAATTCAGCCTTGCTTCACTGTAATTGTATCCCTTTCCCTGTAGGATACTGGGGTGGGCATGACGAGGGATGACCTTATCTCCAACTTGGGCACGATTGCACGCTCAGGATCCAAGGTAACACACTCTGTTGTACTGTGTTCATAAGCTCTAGCTCTTTACCTCCTTATGTTATTTTTGATGCGTCTACCTTTCTATTATACAAATCTGAGGTCCCTAATCTTTGTCTCACTACCTGGCAGTACTGTAAAAATCTTCTGAATATCTTAATAATGCCTTATAAATGAACCCAGTAGTTACCAAATTGGGGGGGAACTCAAAGGGGGTTGTTAAAGGGGGGCCAGGCTATTGGAAAGCCTATTTTCTTCTTTAGATAAGGGGGCGACCACTTGTTCTGGATTTTATTCAAAACCCTAATTGAATTGCTAATACAGTGATATCAACACATATACCCTTGTTATGAAATAAGGGGGGCCCCAGCCAAATGTTGGGTCTCAAAGGTAGGCTTGACCCTAAAATGTCTGTAAATTCAGCATTGTGAtagaggtatggaatccattatccggaaacccattatccagaaagcttcgaactacgcaaaggccatctcccatagacttcattttaaacaaataatacaaatctttagaaatgattccctttttctctgtaataataaaactgtacctgtacttgatcccaactaagatataattaatccttattgggggcagaacagtcctattgggtttatttaatggttaaatgattcccttttctctgtaataacaaaaccgtacctgtacttgatcccaactaagatataattaccccttattgggggcagaacagtcctattgggtttatttaatggttaaatgattcccttttctctgtaataacaaaaccgtacctgtacttgatcccaactaagatataattaccccttattgggggcagaacagtcctattgggtttatttaatggttaaatgattcccttttctctgtaataataaaacagtacctgtacttgatcccaactaagatataattaccccttattggggcagaacagccctattgggtttatttaatggttaaatgattcccttttctctgtaataataaaacagtacctgtacttgatcccaactaagatataattaccccttattgggggcagaacagccctattgggtttatttaatggttaaatgattcccttttctctgtaataataaaactgtacctgtgcttgatcccaactaagatataattaatccttattgggggcagaacaatcctattgggtttattgaatatttaaatgatttttttagtagacttaatggagatccaaattatggaaagaccccttatctggacaaccccaggtcccgaacattctggataacaggtcccatacctgtattgttcatGAGAAGCATTTATTAGGGCAGGCATAGCATTTCAGGCACAGTGATTCTCTGTACCTTCGCTAAGTACTATCAGACACCTacattttgctttgtatttttttttaacaattctgttaaaaaaaatgcatataatgTACATACATAGATTAGTCAGTCATCATGCTTGTACAGGTTTCTCAAGGTTGATTTAATACAAAACTAAATAGACaaacaataaacatgacattCTGCATTACAATGTGTTTACCCTGTATTTATTTCGGATGGTCCTGTTTTATAAAGTGAGTTGTGCTTATCCATTCCTCGGTGGAGTGTGGGAAGAGTGCCCTGCGTAATGCTTGAGAGTTTTTGTAGAGAGCcatgaggggggtgggggggtgcccTATGCACCTATAGGGAAAAGGAGGTGACAAGGTAACTGATTTCCCCGTGGTATCTACTCACATTCATCTGTGCTTAGCCAGTCACCCCATACTTTCTGGAATTTTTCAGGGCAATTCCTTCTCATGTATGTTAATTTGTATAGGGGGTATGCCTTGGTGACTACATTCATCCAGAATGCTATTGAGGGGCCTGTGTCTGATTTCCAGTGTAGGGCTATAGCTTTCTTAGCGTACATCAACAGGATTGAAAGAAGGGTGCGCTGTGCCCTTCTGGGGGTTGTCTCTTCCACCTGGTTTAGGAGAATTGTTGTAGGGTTTAGAGGTACTGTGAGGGATGTCTTGTCCTGTATAGTTTGGGTTACTTGTCTCCAGAAATCTTGTATCGCTGGACAAGTCCAGACCATATGGAAGTAATCTGCTACTGGGGCAGGACATTTTGGACATGTTTGTGAGATATCTGAGTTCATTGCATGCAACCTTTGTGGGGTGAGGTATATTCTATGCAGGTATTTTAGTTGGAGTAGCTTATCCCTGTTGGATATCATGCCCTCGTGGCAGGAGTCTAGGATATCCTGCCATGTTTCAGCATCTAATGTGGGTATTTTGCTTTGTATTTATGCTTAGAACTGTGGAGAGCCTATCATTGCATAGAGTTATGGTATCTGTACAGGGTATAAAACACCTAGGGGGTTGTCCCACTTATGGAGAACTCTGTTCTCAATTCTGTCTGGCTTGTTGACTACCCCTGTTGCTGTCTATTTTTCTAGTCTGTGCTAAGTTTTGCTACTAAGATTATAACACGCAATCTGAACATGTGCCCACCATGATACATCAAGACACGCTGAAGCCATAAAATAGCCTTCCTCCTCTTCCCCAAAAACAACAGTACACTTTAATTGATGGGaagttatgggtttttttttaattaaagtaattAGCATTATTCAATATATCTGAAGGTAAATGTATCCTTAAATCTCAATGTATTTTAATTGTTTCACCTTGTACAAATGTTTTTTCTGATATTGATGTACAATGTCAAAAAGTGGTTGACTGTTAAATTTAAATTGCATTGGTTGGGAGAAAATATAAAAGATTATAACACAGCGGGGGGGACGTGGGAAGTAAGGGAGCCGCCGTTccattctacattttttttacattattcatgTTATGTTATTGTTGTAGGCCTGCCCATAGCCCtgtttttcttacattttcccTGTTTTGTCCTGCAGGCCTTCCTGGAAGCTTTACAGAATCAGGCAGACAGCTCTTCTAAGATCATTGGTCAGTTTGGTGTGGGCTTCTACTCAGCCTTTATGGTGGCAGACAAAGTGGTTGTTTACTCTCAGTCATCGGAGGAAGGGAGCACCGGATACTGCTGGAGTTCAGATGGGTACGTGAGAACAACAACATATATACAGTCTGGATTTGCCATTTGTATTTTCATCTGCACCCACCAGACCCCAGCTACCAATGCATGCACCTAGGTCCTTGGGTAAGGGCTGCAGATCATGAAGGGGATGTTAAATTATAATACCTCTATTTCCTTTGCAGCTCTGGTGTCTTTGAGTTGGTAGAGGCCAGTGGCGTCCGGCCAGGGACAAAGGTTGTGATCCATCTCAAGGACGACTGTAAAGAATTTGCCAATGAGGACAGAGTAAAaggtgagagactggtatataggGTACTGTATGCATGTACAGGCCTGGACTgtgattcagaataggccctggcattctaaGTACACAGACAGCCCCTCCCACcagccctataaatagtgactgtctatggcatcttacagtagcccctttggcatttgccagaactcacaaattgccagtccgggcctgttcatatatgtgtatttatatagttcTGCTTCTATAATAGTAGAAATATTTGCTGAACATACAGTGAAGCGATCATAATTCTTCTCTCTTCTCAACTTACAGAGGTGGTAACCAAGTACAGCAATTTTGTCAGTTTTCCCCTGTACCTGAATGGCAAGCGGATGAACACCCTGCAGgtaggagcagtggcagggaCCACTTTGTCATCCCTGAATAGTCACCTAATTTCCAAACCCCACTTTCAGCAGGGTTAATCTTTTGTCTTGCTTTAATGTGTGGTTTTTAGGCTCTCTGGATGATGGATCCCAAGGAGATCGGGGAGTGGCAGCATGAAGAGTTCTACCGGTTCATCGCTCAGGCGTATGACAAACCACGTTACATGCTTCACTACAAGGCAGATGCACCCCTCAATATCCGCAGTATTTTCTATGTTCCAGAGATGGTGAGTGTGTGTTTGCACTGGAACCACAGATCAGTACCTGAATTATGTGCAGGGGGATCATTGGACCAATTAGCTCACTGATTGGCCATGGAATATGCCCCTCTTTCCATTGGTTTCCTAGTGGGGCCACTATTCGTTCACTACAAACCACTACTCTATTTCCCCCCCTTATAGAAACCTTCCATGTTTGATGTGAGCAGAGAAATGGGCTCCAGTGTAGCTCTATACAGCCGCAAGGTTCTGATCCAAACCAAAGCTGCAGACATTCTGCCCAAATGGCTGCGCTTCTTGAGAGGTAAGTAAGAAATCTACTCCTGGCTTTAGGGAACATAACCTGCCTGTTATACAGTTAGGGGGGCATGTACTAACGTTTGATTCATgtctttttgcactaaaacaccAATTTTTcacgagaaaaaaaaaattgattgttttgaagttttaaaggttttttacaCTAgtgacagtttgaaaaagttgctttttttgtgtatgctttttcaatttggatcttttagtaaatgactgacatttgtagaaatgagtttagttgtggtttgaAGATATCTAAAAGCTCAAGAATCTGAATGTTGGTAAATGCCCCCCCTTATGTTATGTCTTACCCATTAAAGTC
The genomic region above belongs to Xenopus tropicalis strain Nigerian chromosome 9, UCB_Xtro_10.0, whole genome shotgun sequence and contains:
- the trap1 gene encoding heat shock protein 75 kDa, mitochondrial — encoded protein: MATGALVRGALSRALRARCLPLAPKQGRSVSVCISRGAAGTWHPASLSRTGPTALSAAAGRRYTTQAAENKEEEILHKIISDTENVQGSASKHEFQAETKKLLDIVARSLYSEKEVFIRELISNGSDALEKLRHNHLAQGSALPEMEIHLQTDADKGTLTIQDTGVGMTRDDLISNLGTIARSGSKAFLEALQNQADSSSKIIGQFGVGFYSAFMVADKVVVYSQSSEEGSTGYCWSSDGSGVFELVEASGVRPGTKVVIHLKDDCKEFANEDRVKEVVTKYSNFVSFPLYLNGKRMNTLQALWMMDPKEIGEWQHEEFYRFIAQAYDKPRYMLHYKADAPLNIRSIFYVPEMKPSMFDVSREMGSSVALYSRKVLIQTKAADILPKWLRFLRGVVDSEDIPLNLSRELLQESVLIRKLRDVLQRRLIKFFIDQSKKDPEKYAKFFEDYGLFMREGIVTTAEQEVKEDIAKLLRFESSSLPEGQQTSLTEYASRMQPGTRNIYYLCAPNRHLAEHSPYYEAMKKKQTEVLFCYEQFDELTMLHLREFDKKKLISVETDIVVDHYKEDKFEESIPASERLSEKEAEDLMAWMRNGLGTRITNVKVTPRLDTHPAMITVLEMGAARHFLRTQQLAKTSEERAQILQPTLEINTGHPLIKKLWQLKDGEQELAKLLLDQIYENAMIAAGLNEDPRPMIGRLNELLAKALEKH